Genomic DNA from Halomonas sp. BDJS001:
CCCCATTCCAGCGCACCTTGAATCGCCGCCAACGGATTGCCAATCTGGTGGGCGCCTTTGTCTTTGAATCACCGCCCCCGGCGCATTTGCTAATAATTGATGATGTGGTCACCACCGGCTCCACTGGCCAGGCATTGGCGCGGGCCGCGCTGAATGCTGGCGCAAAGCGCGTTGATATTTGGGCGGCAGCGCGGACACCGCTAGGCAAGGATTGATAGAATAGCCTTTTCGCATACTCATTAGCGCTTTCGCCAACCCAGGAGTGGCCTATGTCACACCCGTTTAGCTCTCTTTCGCCTGACTTGGTGATGTCTGCAGTGGAGTCGCTGGATATTTGGCCTGCAGGCGAGCCTTTTGCGCTGAACAGTTATGAAAACCGTGTGCTGTTGTTTCGCGATGATGATGGCAAAAACTGGATCGTGAAGTTTTACCGACCTGACCGCTGGTCTGATGAGGCGATCCAGGAAGAGCACGACTTTCTACAGGAACTGGCTGAGCAGCAGGTGCCGGTCGTTGCCCCTTGGCGTGATAAGGCGGGGGCGTCGTTGCACTATTTCAAGGCGTTTCGTTTTACGCTGTTTCCCCACTGTCCCGGCCAGGCGCCGGAGCTGGATAACCCCGCTCACCTATTTGCCATGGGGGAACTGCTGGGTCGGTTGCATCAAGTGTCGGCCAAAAAAGCCTTTCAGCACCGCCCACGTTTAGAGATGGCGAGCGGTATTGTTGATGCTCAGCAGCGCGTGCTGGCCAGCCAATGGATGAATAGTCATCAGCGCCGTGCCTACGACCGTGTAATCGAAAAGGTGCTTCAGCAGCTTATAAAACATAACGTACCTGCCAGTAGCATGATTCGCTGCCACGGGGACTGCCATTTGGGTAATGTGCTTGGGCGTGATGAGCAGTTTACCCTGGTCGATTTTGACGACTGCACCATGGCGCCCGCTGTTCAGGATATCTGGATGCTACTGCCAACCGATGATCCTCAAGGGTGGCGATCCCACTTAAGTGAAATAGCCGAAGGGTATGAAGAGGCGCGCCCATTTCCCACTGAACAGATGGCGCTTATTGAGTCGCTAAGAAGTTATCGGCTGATAAGGCATTCGGCTTGGCTGGTGTCACGTTGGGAAGACCCCGCTTTTCCTCGGGCGTTTCCTTGGCTGGCGGATAGTGGCTATTGGGATCAGCATATCCGCCAATTAGGGCAGCAGTGCCTTCAGTTAGAGAACCCTCGCTGGCTGGCGTAAGAGAGCGTTAACGCTCGTGTTGCAACGATAGTAGATTAAGCTCAATCAGGCACAGCTTCTTCGCGCGGCACAGGGTTGGCGATACCTTCTCCGTCCGCTTGACGACGCTGCTGATTAAGCTCCTCTGAAGGGTTATCTAGCTCCTCAATCTCAACGGCTTGGTCAAGTGTTAGGAGGAACGTCTGGCCAGGGGAGAGCGTGCAAGGGGTGCTCTCGCAGGCGATGGCGTATTGGCCATCTTGGTCATAAGCGCTGGCGCTAAATTCGCCAGTAAAAATATTGCTGTCGGCGTCGTGGGTTTCAATACAGGTCGCCTCTTGGGTGGTAACGCGAATGCGCTCATCAACCAATTGCGCACTGCCCACAATCACGCAGTATTCAGGTAAAGAGTGCGAGGCGTTGGCGGCTTGGGTTGGGTGTAGCAAAATATCATTAAGGCGCGTTTGGTTTGATTCAAACGTAAGCTCTTCCACCACCTCAACGCCGACGGTTGCTTCATTGGGCAGTGAAAGCGTGGCTTCCGCAGCAGTAGCCAATAGCGGCATAGCAAAAACCGGGGCCGCGAGGGCGGTTAACCAAAAAGGCGTTGGTTTAAATGACATAGCGAGCTCTCTATGTTGGCGCCTGCGATCAAGGCAAAAAAATTGAACCCATGAATCATATCACAGGCCCCTAGGTGACAAAGTGAACGACGCGGCGCTCTGTCGCAGGTAAACAAGTCACAGACAACCTAGATGCGGTAAAATGCTCTACTTGCTCAATACTTGTTGTGCGGGATCTTCTGAAAGTATACCTTCTGTACAATATATGTAGAGGAGGGGCGGAGATTATTGCCGCTCTGGTAATGGGGTTACTTCTCGTGCAAAAAAGGATTTTCTCTTGCGAACCGCCTGGACGCGATTGCGCATGGCTTTTTGAGCCAGTTTTGAAGTGGTTTTTGAAATAGTTATTGATGAGGCTAAATATGTCCGATGATATCGCTGAGCACTACCGCCAGATAATCTCAGCACTTGGCGAAGACCCCAATCGAGAAGGGTTACGCGATACGCCTAAGCGTGCAGCCAAGGCCATGCAATTTCTCAATGCGGGCTACACTCAGTCATTGGACGACATTATTAATGGCGCGGTGTTTGAGTCGCAAACGGATGAAATGGTGCTGGTAAAAGACATTGAGCTCTACTCCATGTGTGAGCATCACCTGCTGCCATTTATCGGCAAATGTCATATTGCTTATTTGCCTGATGGAAAGGTGTTAGGGCTCTCTAAGTTTGCCCGTATCGTCGACATGTTTGCCCGTCGTATGCAGATTCAGGAGAACCTAACCCGCGAGATCGCCGAGGCCGTGCAGGAGGTTACCCAGGCAAAGGGCGTTGCCGTGGTCATTGAAGCGCGGCATCTCTGCATGATGATGCGTGGCGTGGAGAAACAAAACTCCAGCATGACTTCGTCAGTAATGCTGGGTGGCTTCCGCAAGAACCAAGCGACTCGGCACGAGTTTTTAATGCTCATTAGCTGAATTTACCGGTGGCCAGTGGCTGGTGAATCATGCCGTAAATTTGGTTTGAAGGGGTGTTTCGTCTTAGCATGAAGACGTTAATGAGCCTACGAGGCCAACATTTTTGGTCAGGAGCCTGTCATGGAAGCGCTTAAAGAAACACAGCTGTATTGCCCCTTTGCTTATATCGACGGCAGTTGGGTCGCGGCAGATAGCGGCGAGCAGATTACCGTATTAAACCCGGCGACCGGCGAAGCGATTGGCGATATTCCCCGCCTGGGTAAAGCCGAGACCGAGCGAGCCATTGATGCTGCAGATGCTGCGCTACCGGCCTGGCGGGCGCTGACTGCCCAGGAGCGCGCTGACTTACTGTTGAAGTGGCACGATCTGATGCTTGAGCATCAACAGGATCTGGCCATGCTGATGACCTACGAGCAGGGCAAGCCGCTAAAAGAAGCCGCGGGTGAAATCGCTTATGCAGCCAGCTTTTTACGCTGGTTTGCCGAAGAGGCGCGGCGCGTTTACGGCGAAACCATTCCCGCGGCAAACGCCAATCAGCGTATCGTTGTCACCAAACAACCTGTTGGCGTAGTGGGGGCGATTACGCCCTGGAATTTCCCGGCGGCGATGATTACCCGTAAAGCCGGGGCTGCATTGGCCGCTGGTTGCACGATAGTGGTTAAGCCTGCTAGCCAGACTCCTTTCTCTGCAACGGCCTTGGCGCTGCTGGCTGAACGGGCAGGTATCCCACGCGGTGTCTTTAACGTCGTACCCGGAAGCGCTAGCGATATTGCCCAGGCGATGACTGAGTCGCCTAAAGTGCGCAAGATCACCTTTACTGGTTCGACCGAGGTTGGGCGCAAGCTGATGGCCCAAGCGGCGGAGCATATCCAGAAGATATCGCTAGAGCTTGGTGGTAATGCGCCCTTTATCGTGTTTGAGGATGCCGATTTAGATGCGGCCGTAGAAGGTGCTATGGCCGCCAAGTTCCGTAACGCTGGCCAAACCTGCATCTGCACTAACCGCTTTCTGGTTCAGTCCAGTGTGATCAACGCTTTTTGTGAAAAGCTAGCAGTGGCCATGAACAGCGAGCTGTATGTGGGGGATGGCACCAAACCCAACATTAATATCGGCCCGTTAATCGATGATAATGCGGTTAAAAAAGTTAGCGAGCATGTTCAGGATGCCATTGATAATGGCGCTGAACTCTTGTTGGGTGGGCATCCGCATCCGCTGGGCGGCAATTTCTTTACGCCAACGTTGATCAGTTTTGCCACTGACAAGATGAAAGTGGCTCACGAAGAGACCTTTGGGCCATTAGCTGCTGTCTTCCCGTTTGATGATGAGGAGACGGCTATTGAGATGGCCAATGATACCCAATATGGTTTGGCGTCCTATTTCTACTCCCGTGATCTTGCCCGCGTATGGCGTGTTTCCGAAGCGCTTGAGTACGGTATGGTGGGTATTAACACTGGCGCTATTTCCAACGCTGCCGCGCCTTTTGGGGGTGTAAAAGCCTCGGGTCTAGGCCGCGAAGGGGGTCACCAGGGCCTGGAAGAGTATTTGGAAACCAAGTATCTATGTATTGATCTTGGCTAAAAGCTCGATGGGCGTTAATGGTCAGTGAGCCATTGGCATCTGTTGATGATAGTAAAGGTGATCGTAAGAAAGCCCCTTAGGCATGCTCTATCAAAAGAGCGCCTAAGGGGCTTTTTGCTGTTAATGCAGGTGAGTTAAAGGCTTAGTGGCGGAAGTGGCGCATGCCGGTAAATACCATGGCAATGCCTGCTTCATTGGCGGCATCGATCACTTCCTGATCACGCATGGAGCCCCCTGGCTGAATAACGGCGGTAATGCCTGCTGCTGCGGCCGCATCGATGCCGTCACGGAAGGGGAAGAAGGCATCAGACGCCATCACTGAGCCGGGCACCGAAAGGCCTTCATCTGCGGCCTTGATCCCAGCGATTTTAGCCGAATAAACGCGACTCATTTGGCCGGCGCCGACACCCACGGTTTGGCCATTTTTGGCGTAAACAATCGCATTGGATTTGACAAATTTGGCCACTCGCCAGGCAAAGGCAAGGTCACGTAGCTCTTGCTCGCTGGGCGCACGCTGGCTGACCACGGTCAATTCGTCGCGGGTGACCATGCCGTCGTCGCGCTCCTGAACCAACAAGCCACCATTGACGCGTTTAAAGTCTAATGCAGGCTGCTGTTCGGCCGGCCAGTGGGCACTGACGTCCAATAAGCGCACATTCTGCTTATTGGCCACGATGGCGGCGGCTTCATCGCTGACGCCCGGGGCAATAATCACCTCGACGAACTGGCGGTCAATAATCGCCTGGGCGGTTTCCGCATCCAGCGGCGTATTGAAGGCGATAATGCCGCCAAACGCGCTGGTGGGGTCGGTAGCAAAGGCTTTGTCGTAAGCTGCCAAAGCGGTGGCGCCAATGGCAACGCCACAGGGGTTGGCGTGCTTAACGATAACGCAGGCGGTATCGGTGAAGGCCTTTACGCACTCAAAGGCGGCGTCGGTATCGGCAACGTTGTTATACGAAAGCGGCTTGCCCTGGAGCATTTTTGCTGTGGCAACGCTGGGTTCGCTTGCCTGGGGGTCAACGTAAAAGGCTGCCTGCTGGTGCGGGTTTTCGCCATAACGCATATCCTGCTTTTTATCGAGCTGCAGGTTGAAGGTGCGTGGGAAGGTTTCATCAGTGGCATTGACCTTACGGCCTAGGTAGTCAGCAATCGCACCATCGTAGCCGGCGGTATGCTCAAAAGCTTTCACTGCTAAATCGAAGCGCGTGGCGCGGCTGACCTGGCCATCTTGGGCGGCCAGCTCGCCCAGTACTCGAGCGTAATCACTGCTATTGACCACTATGGTGGTGTAAGCATGGTTTTTGGCGCAAGCACGAACCATGGTGGGGCCGCCAATATCGATATTCTCGATGGCATCTTCCAGCGTGCAGTCAGGCTTGGCGACGGTGGCGGCGAAGGGGTAGAGATTGACCACTACCATATCGATAGGGGTGATATCGTTCTCCGCCATCACCGCATCATCCTGGCCACGGCGGGCCAGAATGCCGCCGTGAATTTTCGGGTGCAGCGTTTTAACCCGGCCATCCATAATTTCGGGGAAGCCGGTGTGCTCAGACACCTCTTTCACGGCTATCGCATTTTCTTGTAGCAGGCGGAAAGTGCCGCCCGTGGAGAGCAGTTCAACGCCATGCTCAGTGAGTCCGCGGGCGAATTCCACAATGCCGGTTTTATCAGAAACGCTCAGCAGGGCGCGGCGGACGGGGGTCGCGTTGCTTTCAGTCAAGGAGGGGGTATCAGCCATGAGAGGTGTATCAGCCATTAGAGTGCTCGTGTGCAGAGTCGAGAATTAAAAACAACAACGCCCCAGGGTTATGGGGCGTCACCTTCGATGAGTCCGTATAGCTTGAGTTTTTTGCGCAGCGTGCCGCGGTTTAGTCCGAGCACATCAGCGGCCCGTGTCTGGTTGCCGTCGGTGTGCTCTAGAACGCAGGCCAGCAGTGGCGCTTCTACTTCGGCCATCACCATGGCGTAAAGATCGGTAGTCTGGCTGCCGTCCAAATGTTCAAAGTAGCGGCGCATAGCCGTTTCCACTGCTTCCCGGAGCGGCTGAGGCGGTGAGTTAGCCGCTGGATCCGCTAGCGTGCCCGCTAAAGGGGAGTTGCTCTCATAAAATGCGTCGCTGGCAAGAGCGTCGCTTGAGTAATTGTCGCTAGATAGAAGATCGCGTTCGGTCATGCAGCATAGCTTCCTTTGGCTAGCAAACGCGTGGCGGCGCCGGGGGCCATCGCGTCATTGATCCAATCAAATTGCGTTTCAGGTGACGCTAACGCATTGAACTGCTGCTTAAGCGCGCGCTGTTGTGGCGGCGTAAAGCGTTGGTCATCGCTAAGGTACCAGCCGACATGTTTGCGCGCGATACGCACACCCATAGTGTTGCCATAAAACGCGTGCAACGCTTCTAAGTGTCCGTGAAGCACTTGGTGGCGCTCCGAAAGGCTTGGCTGCGCCATCCGCTCTCCATGTTGGAGATAGTGGTTGATCTGTTGAAAGATCCACGGGTTACCCTGAGCACCACGGCCGACCATCACTGCATCAGCGCCGGTATAAGCGAGTACCTCGGCGGCTTTTTCCGGACTTGTTATGTCGCCGTTGGCAATTACCGGGATCGATAGGTGAGATTTGATCTCGGCAATCGTGTCGTACTCTGCCTGTCCAGTATAGCGCTGTTGGCGATGACGGCCATGCACAGCGAGCGATTGAATACCGGCTGACTCGGCAAGCCGGGCAATGCGCAGGGCATTATTTGATTCGGCGCACCAGCCTGTGCGGATTTTGAGTGTAACGGGTATATCAACCGCTGCCACCACCGCATCGAGTATCTCAGCCACCAAGGCTTCATCGCGAAGTAACGCTGACCCTGCCGCTTTGTTACACACTTTTTTGGCAGGGCAACCCATATTAATATCAATAATCTGCGCACCCAGCTCGGCATTCAAGCGCGCCGCCTGGGCAAGCATGTCTGCATCGCCCCCGGCGATTTGCACCACGCGTGGTCGGGCTCGCCCCGATGATCCATGCGCAGCTTTGATTTGCGAGTATGCCATAGGCTGGGGTCTGCCGTGACCATTTCCCCCACGACCCATCCAGCGCCAAGCCGCCGGCATAGCTGGCGAAAAGGGCGGTCGGTGACGCCAGCCATTGGTGCAAGCATAACCCGGTTGGGT
This window encodes:
- the folE gene encoding GTP cyclohydrolase I FolE, producing the protein MSDDIAEHYRQIISALGEDPNREGLRDTPKRAAKAMQFLNAGYTQSLDDIINGAVFESQTDEMVLVKDIELYSMCEHHLLPFIGKCHIAYLPDGKVLGLSKFARIVDMFARRMQIQENLTREIAEAVQEVTQAKGVAVVIEARHLCMMMRGVEKQNSSMTSSVMLGGFRKNQATRHEFLMLIS
- a CDS encoding serine/threonine protein kinase produces the protein MSHPFSSLSPDLVMSAVESLDIWPAGEPFALNSYENRVLLFRDDDGKNWIVKFYRPDRWSDEAIQEEHDFLQELAEQQVPVVAPWRDKAGASLHYFKAFRFTLFPHCPGQAPELDNPAHLFAMGELLGRLHQVSAKKAFQHRPRLEMASGIVDAQQRVLASQWMNSHQRRAYDRVIEKVLQQLIKHNVPASSMIRCHGDCHLGNVLGRDEQFTLVDFDDCTMAPAVQDIWMLLPTDDPQGWRSHLSEIAEGYEEARPFPTEQMALIESLRSYRLIRHSAWLVSRWEDPAFPRAFPWLADSGYWDQHIRQLGQQCLQLENPRWLA
- the fis gene encoding DNA-binding transcriptional regulator Fis codes for the protein MTERDLLSSDNYSSDALASDAFYESNSPLAGTLADPAANSPPQPLREAVETAMRRYFEHLDGSQTTDLYAMVMAEVEAPLLACVLEHTDGNQTRAADVLGLNRGTLRKKLKLYGLIEGDAP
- a CDS encoding NAD-dependent succinate-semialdehyde dehydrogenase translates to MEALKETQLYCPFAYIDGSWVAADSGEQITVLNPATGEAIGDIPRLGKAETERAIDAADAALPAWRALTAQERADLLLKWHDLMLEHQQDLAMLMTYEQGKPLKEAAGEIAYAASFLRWFAEEARRVYGETIPAANANQRIVVTKQPVGVVGAITPWNFPAAMITRKAGAALAAGCTIVVKPASQTPFSATALALLAERAGIPRGVFNVVPGSASDIAQAMTESPKVRKITFTGSTEVGRKLMAQAAEHIQKISLELGGNAPFIVFEDADLDAAVEGAMAAKFRNAGQTCICTNRFLVQSSVINAFCEKLAVAMNSELYVGDGTKPNINIGPLIDDNAVKKVSEHVQDAIDNGAELLLGGHPHPLGGNFFTPTLISFATDKMKVAHEETFGPLAAVFPFDDEETAIEMANDTQYGLASYFYSRDLARVWRVSEALEYGMVGINTGAISNAAAPFGGVKASGLGREGGHQGLEEYLETKYLCIDLG
- the purH gene encoding bifunctional phosphoribosylaminoimidazolecarboxamide formyltransferase/IMP cyclohydrolase, which translates into the protein MADTPLMADTPSLTESNATPVRRALLSVSDKTGIVEFARGLTEHGVELLSTGGTFRLLQENAIAVKEVSEHTGFPEIMDGRVKTLHPKIHGGILARRGQDDAVMAENDITPIDMVVVNLYPFAATVAKPDCTLEDAIENIDIGGPTMVRACAKNHAYTTIVVNSSDYARVLGELAAQDGQVSRATRFDLAVKAFEHTAGYDGAIADYLGRKVNATDETFPRTFNLQLDKKQDMRYGENPHQQAAFYVDPQASEPSVATAKMLQGKPLSYNNVADTDAAFECVKAFTDTACVIVKHANPCGVAIGATALAAYDKAFATDPTSAFGGIIAFNTPLDAETAQAIIDRQFVEVIIAPGVSDEAAAIVANKQNVRLLDVSAHWPAEQQPALDFKRVNGGLLVQERDDGMVTRDELTVVSQRAPSEQELRDLAFAWRVAKFVKSNAIVYAKNGQTVGVGAGQMSRVYSAKIAGIKAADEGLSVPGSVMASDAFFPFRDGIDAAAAAGITAVIQPGGSMRDQEVIDAANEAGIAMVFTGMRHFRH